One Caenibius sp. WL genomic window, GTCGGTCAAGACCAGCTTCGCCGCATGAATGTGGGCAAACGGGAACGACACCGCCCCCTTTTTGCGATCTTCCATAGTGATCACATCATTTTCGACACCGGTAAGATCGCCCCGGAAATCGCGCTGTCCATCGAGCTTTTCGGACAGGCTGATCTTTGCCTCATGCCCGGCCCAGTCGGCAAAATCCTTGATCCGGGTGAGCGGCCGGTCAATCCCCGGCGAACTGACTTCGAGGCGATAGGCCCCCGCGATCAGCACTTCGCCCTGTTCTTCCAGCGCATCGATCACATCCGACACGCGGCGCGAAAGTTCGGCGCACTGTTCGATCACCAGCTGGCCGGTAGCCGGATCTTCCGCCATGATCTGCAAGGCGGGTTCATCCCCGGCCTCGGAGCCCAGCATTTTCACACGCACGAGCTCGAAGCCCAGGGCTTTCACCTCGGGTTCCACCACTTCCGTAATGCGCGCAATATCGGCCATCGCCACTCCAAAATACTTGCCGAACATGACAGCAACGCGGTTTCGCGCCCGGCCCCAGTCGGGGCCAGCGTCCAAACCTTGTCTCGACAATGTCGGGATGGCGCGCAGATAAGCCTATTGCAGGCAATTTGCAAGTTCTTTCGCCCGGGAGGCCACAGGCGCCCAGCCCTATCGCCTCTTTGCCCGTTCCTGATTTGCCGCTAAGGCCCCGCGCCATGCGCTCTCTCGACGATATCCGCGAAGAATATGAATTCCTCGAAGGCGATGAACGGTATCGCCTGCTGATCGATCTCGGCCGCGATCTGGAGCCGATGCCCGATGCACTGAAGACCGACGCCACGCTGGTGCGCGGCTGCTCCGCCGCCGTGTGGATCTACCCCACGCAGGAAGGGGAACGGCTGCATTTCCTCGCCGATTCGAACGCGGCTATCACCAAGGGAATCGTGGCGCTGGTGCTGGCCGCCGTGCAGGATCGCCCGGCGGCGGAAGTAGCGGCGATGGATATCACCGCCGCGCTCGAACCGTTCGACCTGCGCAATCAGCTTTCTTCCAATCGCACGCAGGGCGTGCCCAACATGATCGCGCTGATCCGCGAAACCGCCCGGCGCATCGCCGCAGGCTGAACGCCAGCCTAACACAGGCCCGTTTCCGCGACACTTTGGTACAAAACGCGACGCTCAAACGCATTTTCCGATGCTAGATCAAAGGCATCGGCACTCCCCGCCGAGCAAGACCAAGGCACGGCCCCTGCAACGGCCATGCCAGAGGAGTGAAACCCATGCGTAAGTTCCTTGTCGCCGCCCCGCTCGCTCTCGCCACCGCCGCCGTGCTCGCCACACCCGCTTCGGCCGCGCCGGGCTCCTACAACAGCGCCCAGATCAGCCGCGAAATCAACCAGCTCGATGCCCGGATCGACCGGGCCCAAGCGCGCCGGGCCATTTCGCCCCGCGAGGCGAACCAGCTTCACCGCGAAGTCCGCCAGATCAGGGATCTGCGGGCGCATTATGCCCGTGGCGGTTTCACCCGGGCGGAACTGCGCACGCTCAACGTCCGGATCGACAACGTGGAGCGGAAACTGCGGGCGGAACGCAACGATCGCGACAACCGCCCCGGCCGCAATCCCTATCGCCGCTGATCAGGCCGATTAAAAGCGATAACCCCCTTGTCTTGCGGGGTCGGCGCGCCTAGCTGCCAGCTATGGCTAGCAGACCCCGCACTCTCTACGAAAAGATCTGGGATGCCCATGTCGTGGAATCGCGCGACGATGGCACCTCGATCATCTATATCGACCGTCATCTCGTCCATGAGGTGACGAGCCCGCAGGCATTCGAAGCCTTGCGGATGAGCGGCCGCAAGGTCCGCCGTCCCGAGCTTACGCTGGCCGTGCCGGATCACAACCTGCCCACCACCGCGCGGCTTGACGCAGCGGGCAACCGCCTGCCCATCGCCGACAAGGAAAGCGCGCAGCAACTCGCCGCGCTGGAGCGGAACGCACCCGAATTCGGCGTGCGCTACATCGGCGCGACCGATGCCGAACAGGGCATCGTCCACGTGGTCGGCCCGGAACAAGGCTTCTCTCTGCCCGGCGCGACCATCGTTTGCGGCGACAGCCACACCGCTTGCCACGGCGGCATCGGCGCGCTGGCTTTCGGCATCGGCACGTCCGAGGTCGAACACGTGCTGGCCACGCAAACCCTGCTGCTTAAACGCTCGAAGACCATGGAAGTCATGGTCGACGGCGATCTCGGCCCTGGCGTGACGCCGAAGGACCTGATCCTGCACATCATCGGCGTGATCGGCACCGCCGGCGGCACCGGCTACGTAATCGAGTATCGCGGCAAGGTGTTCGAGGAAATGAGCATCGAAGGCCGGCTGACCGTGTGCAACATGTCCATCGAAGGCGGTGCCCGTGCAGGCCTCGTCGCGCCGGACGACAAGACGTTCGCCTATCTCCAGGGCCGTCCCTACGCTCCCAAGGGCGCGGACTGGGACAAGGCGTTGGCGTGGTGGAAAACGCTCCGCACCGACGGTGGCGCGACGTTCGACAAGAGCGTGCGGATCGATGCCGCCGATGTGCAGCCGACCGTCACCTGGGGCACGAGCCCCGAAGACGTGGTGCCGATCGGCGGCGTGGTTCCGGCGCCCGAAAGCTTCGCCGACCCGTCCAAGCGGGACGCGGCGCGGGCCAGCCTCGATTACATGGGGCTGGAACCGGGCCAGAAGATGAGCGAAGTCGAAGTGCAGAACATCTTCATCGGCAGTTGCACCAACAGCCGCATCGAAGACCTGCGCGCCGCCGCCGCCGTGCTCAAGGGGCGCAAGAAAGCCGCCAATGTCAAATGGGCGATCGTGGTGCCGGGTTCGGGGCTGGTGAAGCGCCAGGCGGAAGCCGAGGGGCTCGACCGGATTTTCATCGACGCCGGGCTCGAATGGCGCGAACCGGGCTGCTCCGCGTGTCTGGGCATGAACCCGGACAAGGTTCCGGCGGGTGAACGCTGCGCTTCGACCAGCAACCGCAATTTCGTAGGCCGCCAGGGCCCCGGCAGCCGCACGCATCTCGTCTCTCCCGCGATGGCGGCCGCCGCGGCCGTCACCGGCAAGCTGACCGATGTGCGCGAATTGATAGGGTGATGCGATGAGCAAGAAGAGCGACAAGAACTGGACCGGTCCGGCAGCGATTGCCGGGGCCGCTATCGGCTCGGCCGCGGTGGCCGCGGCGTTGCTGTTCTCCAGGTCCCGCAAGGACAAGAACAAGGGCAAGCCCACATCGCAGCCGCACACCCCCACTGGCGAAAAGCCGGAGACCGATTGATGCAGCCTGTCCATGAAGTAAGCGGCCCCGCCATTCCGTTCGGCCGCAAGAATATCGATACGGACATCATCATCCCGGCGCACTGGCTGAAGACCATCAGCCGCGAAGGGCTGGGGCGCGGCGCTTTCGAAGCCTTGCGCGCCGATCCGGACAACATCTTCGATCAGGAGGCCTACAAAGGCGCGCCGATCCTGATTGCGGGCGACAATTTCGGCTGCGGTTCCAGCCGCGAACACGCCGCCTGGGCCCTACTCGACATGGGCATCAAGGCCGTGATCGCCCCCAGCTTTTCCGATATCTTTTCGGGCAACGCGTTCAAAAACGGCATTCTGACTGTCGTTCTGCCGCAGGAACAGGTCGATCGCCTGCTGGAAGTAGCGCAGACCGATCCGTTGACGATCGATCTCGAAGCGCAGACCGTGACCAGCCCGTTCCAGGACCGGTTCTCGTTCGAAATCGATCCGTTCCGCAAGCATTGCCTGCTGAACGGGCTGGACGAAGTGGGCCTGACGCTGGCCCGCGACGCGGCGATTGCCGATTACGAAAGCCAGCAGGCGGTGGACATGCCATGGTTCGCCAAAGGCACCGCCCTCGCCGCTGCCTGATCCTCGCAGACCGATTCCGCAGACACCCCATCGCGATTTACTCATCAAGGGACCGACATGACCGACTTCAATGACCGCGAACGCGCAGAAGAAGCCAAGTTCGCACTGGACGAAGAAACCGCCTTCCGCGTGGCCGCCCGCCGCAACCGGCTGTTCGGCCAGTGGGCCGCCGAAAAGATGGGCCTGACCGTGGAAGAAACCGATGCCTATGCCAAATCGGTGGTCCAGGCCGATTTCGAGGAAGCCGGCGATGAAGACGTGATCCGCAAGGTTCTGGGCGATCTGACCAGCGCCGGGATCGAGATCGATGAAGCCGCCGTGCGCGATGCGCTGGCGGAAAAATCGATCGAGGCCCGCCGCCAGCTTATCGGCAAAGTCTGAACGCACAGGAAGGACCAGCCTCATGCCGATGGCCGCCGACGACATTGCCGCCATGATCAAGGCCGCCCTGCCCGATGCAGTGGTCGAGATCACCGATCTGGCCGGTGACGGCGATCATTATGCCGCGCGCGTGACTTCGGCCGCCTTTGCCGGAAAAAGCCGTATCCAGCAGCACAAGCTGGTTTACGAAGCGCTGGGCGGCAATATGGGCGGAACGCTCCATGCCTTGCAACTGACGACCGCCATCCCCAATTGAGCGGGACAGGCCAGTACCGCCTTTCACGCTCCATCACAGGGCCAAACCCATGTCTGACACCAATTCCCGTATTGCCGAAATCGTGAACGCGAACGATGTCGTTCTGTTCATGAAGGGCACCCCGCTGTTTCCGCAGTGTGGCTTTTCCAGCCGCGCGGTTGCCATTCTCGAACATTGCGGCGTGGAATTCGCCAGTGTCGACGTGCTGCAGGACATGGATATCCGCCAGGGCATCAAGACCTATTCGGAATGGCCGACCATTCCCCAGCTCTATGTGAAGGGCGAATTCGTCGGCGGCAGCGACATCATGATGGAAATGTACGAAGCGGGCGAACTGCAACAGCTCATGCAGGACAATCAGGTCAAGCCCGCCTCCGACTGAACCGCTTTCCGGTAAAAGCAAACGGGCCTGCCGCCTTCGCGCGGCGGGCCCGTTTGCTGTTTGCGCACGAACGATACCACCCGGAAAACCGGCAACTATTCCGACAGAAGCGGCGCTGCCCTCTTGGCAATCCGCCGCGCGCTCCCCACTGTCAGGCACATGACTTTCGAAACCGATCCCCAAAGCGCCATCAACGCACGTCCTGCTGCCACGGTGATCGTTTTCCGCCGCTGCCCCGATGGCGGCGCCCCGCAGATTCTGATGCTGATCCGGTCGCAAACGATGTCGTTCGTTGCCGGTGCGGCGGTCTTTCCCGGCGGCAAAGTCGATCCCGCCGATTTCGAACTCGCCGCGCGAATCCCCGGTCTGCCGGATCGGGAAGAAGCCGCGCACCGCATCGCCGGTATCCGCGAAACACTGGAAGAAGCAGGCCTTGCCATCGGGCTGACCGCGCCCGTCAGCGCGCAGGATGCCGCTGCCGCGCGCCTGATGCTGCATCAGGGGCAGACGCTGGATGGCGTTCTGGCCCATTTCGGCTGGTCGCTCGATCTCGAAGCGCTGGTGCCGTTCGCCCGCTGGATGCCGCATTTCAAGCGGGGGCCGATTTTCGACACGCGCTTCTATCTTGCCGATCTGGGCACCGGCGCGGTCGATATCGCGGTGGACGGGACGGAGAACACCCGCCTGTTCTGGACGACCGCCAGCAACGCGCTGGCCATGGCCGACAGCGGTGAAATCCGGGCGATTTTCCCCACCCGGCGCAATCTGGAACGGCTGGCGCAATTCACCGATTTCGCCGATGCCCGCGCGCATGCCACGGCCATCCCGGTGCGCACCGTCACCCCGTGGATTGCCGAACGGGACGGCGAAAAATTCCTCCGGATCGCGGAAGACCACGGCTATCCCGTGTGCTGGGGCAGGCTTTCCGAAGCGGCGGGCTGACGCGACCAATCCCTATACGCAGCCGGACACGCTCGCCTGGGGCGCGGGATTGAAAATCCCCGCACCCGAAAGATCGCGATCGTCGCGCACATACATCGCCGCATACTTGCGGATCGTAAAATCGCCGAACGCCCACCGGCCGCCGATCAGCGGCTGATATCGGTACACCACTTCCGCCACCATGATTGCGCCACCCGGCTCCACCGTAACTCTCTCGTCAGCCGGTCCCATTCCGGGGAATGACGTCCCGGTTGCGCCATCGCCTTCCACGCCATAGCTGGATTGGTAGGCAGTCAGCACCCCCTTGCAACGCTGCCAGTGTATCCATTGCCCGCCCTCCGCATTGGTTTCGAGGCTGGACAGGAACAGGCGGCCATTCTGCATCAGATTCAGATCGGCGCCCTGCAATTCGGCCGCTTTGAAAGCTTCGTTCACATCGTATTCGCGAACCTGCGGCGCGCCGCCGATCGTCTGCTGCTTGAGCCGCGAGGCGTTGTCCGCCAGCGAAATCGCGATCTGGTTGATCCGCATGTGCGTGACAGTCAGATTGGCGATTTCCAGCCCACCCAGCAACAGCATCAACAGGATCGGCAAAGCCAGAGCGAATTCGATGATGACCGCGCCCCGCGTGTCGCGGGCGAGCAAGCAGCGAAAAGCCGATAGGCGGCAGGCGGCGGTCATTTCGGGCATATCTGCCTCACCGGGCGATCGGCCTGCGTTGCGAACGGCTGATTCATCAACGTGGTCACAGCGGTGAACCGCCGCTTCGGGTCCAGCCCGACGAAACGCGAAAGGGGGACGAGTTCATCATAAGCCACCGTCACCCGGTACACCACGACATCGCGCGCGCCGCCCTGCCCCAATGCCCCCGCGTCGGCATCCCAGAGGCTGTTGCCATTTTCGTCGTCGAAGCATTCCTTGTTGTCGTAAATGCCGTTCTTGTTGGCATCGATAAACACTTCCGGCCGGTTCACGTCGCTGAACGTCTGGTAATTCTTGCGCTCGAACGACACTTCCGCGCTGGGCAGCATCCGGTGAATCTGCTCTTTGACCTCGTCATCGATCGCCGTCTGGCTGGCATGCGCCATTTCCAGCCCCGAATCCCGGCCCGCCTGCTGCACGGCCCCGTTCACCATCGCTTTCATCCAGATATCGTACGAGAGTTGCAGCCCGCCGAGCAGCAGCATGATAAGGATCGGCCCGACAAAGGCGAATTCCACCGCGCTGACGCCGCGCGTATCGCGCAGCAGGCCAGAGGGATGCACGTTCACCGCTTCAGCCTCAGGTCGGCCACCTGCCCCGCGATATAGCGGAAGGCGTTGCGCAGTTCCGTCGTATTCGTGGCCTGATAGGCGCGATCGGCACTCGCACAGGTGCGCATGGCATTGGTGATGCTCGTCCCGAAGCTTATCACCCAGATCGTGTATCCTTCCTCCCGCGCCGCGCGGCAGGCAGCAAGGAAACGATTGGTGTGGTACGTCGCCAAAGTGCTGTTGGCACCGCTTCCCGATCCGCTGGGTGCGATGCGGCGATCGAGATCCTCGATCCCATAGGCGTTGTAGCCACTGCTGCTCGGCTCCATC contains:
- a CDS encoding TadE/TadG family type IV pilus assembly protein; amino-acid sequence: MPEMTAACRLSAFRCLLARDTRGAVIIEFALALPILLMLLLGGLEIANLTVTHMRINQIAISLADNASRLKQQTIGGAPQVREYDVNEAFKAAELQGADLNLMQNGRLFLSSLETNAEGGQWIHWQRCKGVLTAYQSSYGVEGDGATGTSFPGMGPADERVTVEPGGAIMVAEVVYRYQPLIGGRWAFGDFTIRKYAAMYVRDDRDLSGAGIFNPAPQASVSGCV
- the rimP gene encoding ribosome maturation protein RimP, with the translated sequence MADIARITEVVEPEVKALGFELVRVKMLGSEAGDEPALQIMAEDPATGQLVIEQCAELSRRVSDVIDALEEQGEVLIAGAYRLEVSSPGIDRPLTRIKDFADWAGHEAKISLSEKLDGQRDFRGDLTGVENDVITMEDRKKGAVSFPFAHIHAAKLVLTDRLIAATRPLDSSGADEILEEEEG
- a CDS encoding BolA family transcriptional regulator yields the protein MPMAADDIAAMIKAALPDAVVEITDLAGDGDHYAARVTSAAFAGKSRIQQHKLVYEALGGNMGGTLHALQLTTAIPN
- a CDS encoding DUF1476 domain-containing protein — its product is MTDFNDRERAEEAKFALDEETAFRVAARRNRLFGQWAAEKMGLTVEETDAYAKSVVQADFEEAGDEDVIRKVLGDLTSAGIEIDEAAVRDALAEKSIEARRQLIGKV
- a CDS encoding SufE family protein, which produces MRSLDDIREEYEFLEGDERYRLLIDLGRDLEPMPDALKTDATLVRGCSAAVWIYPTQEGERLHFLADSNAAITKGIVALVLAAVQDRPAAEVAAMDITAALEPFDLRNQLSSNRTQGVPNMIALIRETARRIAAG
- a CDS encoding TadE/TadG family type IV pilus assembly protein; amino-acid sequence: MNVHPSGLLRDTRGVSAVEFAFVGPILIMLLLGGLQLSYDIWMKAMVNGAVQQAGRDSGLEMAHASQTAIDDEVKEQIHRMLPSAEVSFERKNYQTFSDVNRPEVFIDANKNGIYDNKECFDDENGNSLWDADAGALGQGGARDVVVYRVTVAYDELVPLSRFVGLDPKRRFTAVTTLMNQPFATQADRPVRQICPK
- the grxD gene encoding Grx4 family monothiol glutaredoxin, whose protein sequence is MSDTNSRIAEIVNANDVVLFMKGTPLFPQCGFSSRAVAILEHCGVEFASVDVLQDMDIRQGIKTYSEWPTIPQLYVKGEFVGGSDIMMEMYEAGELQQLMQDNQVKPASD
- the leuC gene encoding 3-isopropylmalate dehydratase large subunit, yielding MASRPRTLYEKIWDAHVVESRDDGTSIIYIDRHLVHEVTSPQAFEALRMSGRKVRRPELTLAVPDHNLPTTARLDAAGNRLPIADKESAQQLAALERNAPEFGVRYIGATDAEQGIVHVVGPEQGFSLPGATIVCGDSHTACHGGIGALAFGIGTSEVEHVLATQTLLLKRSKTMEVMVDGDLGPGVTPKDLILHIIGVIGTAGGTGYVIEYRGKVFEEMSIEGRLTVCNMSIEGGARAGLVAPDDKTFAYLQGRPYAPKGADWDKALAWWKTLRTDGGATFDKSVRIDAADVQPTVTWGTSPEDVVPIGGVVPAPESFADPSKRDAARASLDYMGLEPGQKMSEVEVQNIFIGSCTNSRIEDLRAAAAVLKGRKKAANVKWAIVVPGSGLVKRQAEAEGLDRIFIDAGLEWREPGCSACLGMNPDKVPAGERCASTSNRNFVGRQGPGSRTHLVSPAMAAAAAVTGKLTDVRELIG
- the leuD gene encoding 3-isopropylmalate dehydratase small subunit → MQPVHEVSGPAIPFGRKNIDTDIIIPAHWLKTISREGLGRGAFEALRADPDNIFDQEAYKGAPILIAGDNFGCGSSREHAAWALLDMGIKAVIAPSFSDIFSGNAFKNGILTVVLPQEQVDRLLEVAQTDPLTIDLEAQTVTSPFQDRFSFEIDPFRKHCLLNGLDEVGLTLARDAAIADYESQQAVDMPWFAKGTALAAA